A genomic stretch from Arthrobacter sp. KBS0702 includes:
- a CDS encoding ATP-dependent DNA helicase RecG gives MNTELDLGLERRIGKRSAAVIEKHLGITTVGGLLNYFPRRYMSRGELTPISEVPLDEEVTLIARVVSSSTRQMRARRGSLTDVVITDDAGSAGAGSVSGGVPGTLKVSFFNGFRAKAELQPGRRALFSGKITRYGGALGLTNPEFQLLDEDPDVPGMDPEKLAAMPIPVYPATAKLTSWSIQKVISTLVDTADLDALPDPLPADIAAREKFLPVAAAYRLIHVPETPADWQRARDRFRYQEALVLQSALARRRAQLAAEEATARRPVAGGLLAAFDRQLPFTLTAGQAAVGKTLAEELALDSPMNRLLQGEVGSGKTIVALRAMLQVVDAGGQAALLAPTEVLAAQHFDSIRRTLGPLSRDGLLGGLGPDSVQVTLLTGSMPTAARKQAMLDAASGTAGIVIGTHALLSENVSFYDLGLIVVDEQHRFGVEQRDALRSKASKPPHLLVMTATPIPRTVAMTVFGDLETSVLDELPAGRAPITTHVVGLAEHPAWASRIWSRSREEIDAGHQVYVVCPKIGTDDDGDFSPGEAEPTDADLAEGGTRELASVTGVVELLRDEPALAGVPVAPLHGRQDPVLKSETMAAFTANRTKLLVSTTVIEVGVDVHNATLMVILDADRFGISQLHQLRGRVGRGGLPGTCLLVTALEPGHPSRRRLDAVAATTDGFELSQEDLKLRREGDILGASQSGGRSTLKLLRVLEHEDVIARARQDAQAIVGADPDLARHTSLAAAIDDYLNPEKEAFLERG, from the coding sequence ATGAACACTGAGCTTGACCTCGGCCTGGAACGCCGGATCGGGAAGCGCTCCGCGGCTGTCATCGAGAAACATCTCGGTATCACCACCGTCGGCGGGCTGCTGAACTACTTTCCGCGCCGCTACATGAGCCGCGGCGAGTTGACCCCCATCAGCGAGGTCCCGCTGGACGAGGAGGTCACGCTGATCGCCCGGGTGGTCTCCAGCAGTACCCGGCAGATGCGCGCCCGCCGCGGCTCGCTCACCGACGTCGTGATCACCGACGACGCCGGTTCAGCCGGCGCGGGGAGCGTCTCGGGTGGTGTACCCGGGACGCTCAAGGTCAGCTTCTTCAACGGTTTCCGCGCCAAGGCAGAGCTGCAGCCGGGCCGGCGTGCCCTGTTCTCCGGAAAGATCACCCGCTACGGCGGCGCGCTGGGGCTCACCAACCCCGAATTCCAGCTGCTGGATGAGGACCCGGATGTCCCGGGCATGGATCCGGAAAAGCTCGCGGCCATGCCCATCCCGGTCTATCCGGCCACCGCCAAGCTGACCAGCTGGTCCATCCAGAAGGTGATCTCCACGCTGGTGGACACCGCGGACCTCGACGCACTCCCGGACCCGCTCCCGGCGGACATCGCCGCCCGGGAGAAGTTCCTGCCGGTCGCGGCTGCCTACCGGCTGATCCACGTACCGGAGACCCCGGCCGACTGGCAGCGGGCCCGGGACCGCTTCCGCTACCAGGAGGCCCTGGTGCTGCAGTCCGCCCTGGCCCGGCGCCGCGCCCAGTTGGCCGCCGAGGAGGCGACCGCCCGCCGACCCGTGGCGGGCGGCCTGCTGGCGGCCTTTGACCGGCAGCTGCCCTTCACTCTGACCGCCGGGCAGGCCGCCGTCGGCAAGACCCTGGCCGAAGAACTGGCGCTGGACTCGCCGATGAACCGGCTGCTGCAAGGCGAGGTCGGCTCGGGCAAAACGATTGTGGCCCTGCGCGCAATGCTGCAGGTGGTCGACGCCGGGGGACAGGCGGCGCTGCTGGCCCCCACCGAGGTGCTCGCGGCGCAGCACTTCGACTCCATCCGCCGTACCCTCGGCCCGCTCTCCCGGGACGGGCTGCTCGGCGGCCTCGGTCCCGACTCCGTGCAGGTCACGCTGCTGACCGGCTCCATGCCCACCGCCGCCAGGAAACAGGCCATGCTCGACGCCGCGTCCGGCACCGCCGGGATCGTGATCGGCACCCACGCGCTGCTCAGCGAAAACGTCTCCTTCTACGACCTCGGCTTGATTGTGGTGGACGAACAGCACCGCTTCGGCGTTGAACAGCGTGACGCGCTCCGGTCCAAGGCCAGCAAACCGCCGCATCTGCTGGTCATGACCGCCACCCCCATCCCGCGGACCGTGGCCATGACAGTGTTCGGCGACCTGGAGACCTCGGTCCTCGACGAACTGCCGGCCGGGCGCGCGCCGATCACCACCCATGTAGTGGGCCTGGCCGAACACCCCGCCTGGGCCTCCCGGATCTGGTCCCGCTCCCGCGAGGAGATCGACGCCGGCCACCAGGTCTATGTCGTCTGCCCCAAGATCGGCACCGACGACGACGGCGACTTCAGCCCCGGGGAGGCCGAGCCCACCGATGCCGACCTGGCGGAGGGCGGCACCCGGGAGCTCGCCTCCGTCACCGGCGTCGTGGAACTCCTGCGGGACGAGCCGGCGCTGGCCGGTGTGCCCGTGGCGCCGCTGCACGGCCGGCAGGACCCCGTCCTGAAGTCCGAGACCATGGCCGCCTTCACCGCCAACCGGACGAAGCTGCTGGTCTCCACCACCGTGATCGAGGTCGGCGTGGACGTGCACAACGCCACGCTCATGGTGATCCTTGACGCGGACCGGTTCGGCATTTCCCAGCTCCACCAGCTCCGCGGCCGGGTGGGCCGCGGCGGCCTGCCGGGCACCTGCCTGCTGGTGACCGCCCTGGAACCGGGGCATCCCAGCCGGCGCCGGCTCGACGCGGTGGCGGCCACCACCGACGGCTTCGAACTCTCGCAGGAGGACCTCAAGCTGCGCCGCGAAGGCGACATCCTGGGAGCCTCGCAGTCCGGCGGCCGCTCGACGCTGAAGCTGCTGCGCGTCCTCGAACACGAGGACGTGATCGCCCGCGCCCGGCAGGACGCCCAGGCGATCGTCGGCGCGGACCCGGACCTGGCCCGGCACACGAGCCTCGCCGCGGCGATCGACGACTACCTCAACCCGGAGAAGGAGGCGTTCCTTGAACGCGGCTAG
- a CDS encoding DAK2 domain-containing protein produces the protein MKRWLGKAETTLGNHSDRLNAINIFPVADGDTGTNLYLTVRAAARALHDVATDTAALPQLGADSQVHAVGAPDPAQNDVGAVLARAGQAAIEQARGNSGTLFAVFLCAAAEPLAGHSRLSSPLLAAALNRAQIRAWSALSDPVPGTMLSVMEAAARAAAAVDAEHDGDDSNHTLGLALDAAVEAALAAVVHTEDQLEALHTAHVVDAGGVGMLLVLDCLRSAVLGEELQDQLLDGLHGYDVQDPHIHADMPRDDGVEVMCTITLSPLDAATMRQRLDEMGESVIMSQVGGDANEEGAYRWRVHVHVPDPVPAVALIRSLGEPSDISVSDLALPRDPDSLSLEAIPDAGPRIADHDGHEH, from the coding sequence ATGAAGCGGTGGTTGGGCAAGGCGGAAACAACGCTTGGAAACCACAGCGACCGCCTGAACGCCATCAACATCTTCCCCGTCGCCGACGGCGACACCGGAACCAACCTCTACCTCACGGTGCGCGCCGCCGCCCGGGCGCTCCACGATGTCGCCACCGACACCGCTGCCCTGCCGCAACTGGGCGCCGACAGCCAGGTGCACGCTGTGGGCGCACCAGACCCCGCCCAGAACGACGTCGGCGCAGTCCTGGCCAGGGCCGGCCAGGCCGCGATCGAGCAGGCGCGGGGAAACTCCGGCACGCTCTTCGCCGTCTTCCTGTGCGCCGCGGCCGAACCCCTGGCCGGGCACTCCCGGCTCAGCTCACCGCTGCTGGCCGCCGCGCTCAACCGCGCCCAGATCCGGGCCTGGTCCGCGCTCAGCGACCCGGTCCCGGGCACCATGCTTTCGGTGATGGAGGCCGCGGCCCGCGCCGCCGCCGCCGTCGACGCCGAGCACGACGGCGACGACAGCAACCACACCCTCGGCCTGGCCCTCGATGCCGCCGTCGAAGCCGCCCTGGCGGCCGTGGTGCACACCGAGGACCAGCTCGAGGCCCTGCACACCGCCCACGTGGTGGACGCCGGCGGCGTCGGAATGCTCCTGGTACTGGACTGCCTGCGCTCCGCCGTGCTCGGCGAGGAGCTCCAGGACCAGCTGCTGGACGGCCTGCACGGCTACGACGTCCAGGACCCCCACATCCACGCGGACATGCCGCGGGACGACGGCGTGGAGGTCATGTGCACCATCACGCTCTCGCCGCTGGACGCGGCCACCATGCGGCAGCGCCTCGACGAGATGGGCGAGTCCGTGATCATGAGCCAGGTGGGCGGCGACGCCAACGAGGAGGGCGCCTACCGCTGGCGGGTCCACGTCCACGTGCCTGACCCCGTCCCGGCCGTCGCCCTCATCCGCTCCCTCGGCGAGCCCTCGGACATCAGCGTCAGCGACCTGGCCCTGCCGCGCGACCCCGATTCCCTTTCGCTGGAAGCAATTCCCGACGCCGGCCCACGCATCGCGGACCACGACGGACATGAACACTGA
- the thiL gene encoding thiamine-phosphate kinase — MPEQLTQPPPSSPLTVAELSESELLARIFPRLHGGDSTPGTGTLLLGPGDDAAIVAAPDGRTVVSIDTQVADQDFRLEWNNGYRTSGYDVGWKAAAQNLSDINAMGARATSMVVSLTMPPETLVCWVEDFADGLSAGIRELGARDCAVAGGDLGRGKELAVSVAILGTLDGHAPVLRSGARPGDTLALAGSVGRAAAGLALLESATPVQALSQEQRALMDTQCRPRPPLAAGPLARAAGASALMDISDGLVRDGQRMAAASHAVLNLDPAALRELALPLEPAAALLGADAMGWVLGGGEDHGLLAAFPAGVQLPHGFTAIGSVEAPAPTDSTGVTIAGRPADTVGWDHFAD; from the coding sequence GTGCCTGAACAGCTGACCCAACCGCCCCCTTCATCGCCGCTGACCGTGGCCGAGCTCTCCGAATCGGAACTCCTCGCCCGCATCTTCCCGCGGCTGCACGGCGGCGACTCCACCCCGGGCACCGGCACCCTGCTGCTGGGCCCCGGGGACGACGCCGCGATCGTGGCGGCGCCGGACGGCCGGACCGTCGTCAGCATCGACACCCAGGTGGCCGACCAGGATTTCCGGCTCGAGTGGAACAACGGCTACCGGACCTCCGGCTACGACGTCGGCTGGAAGGCCGCCGCCCAGAACCTCAGCGACATCAACGCCATGGGAGCCCGGGCCACCTCGATGGTGGTGAGCCTGACCATGCCCCCGGAAACCCTCGTGTGCTGGGTGGAGGACTTCGCCGACGGGCTGAGCGCCGGGATCCGCGAACTGGGTGCCCGTGACTGCGCGGTGGCCGGCGGGGACCTGGGCCGCGGAAAGGAACTGGCCGTCAGCGTCGCCATCCTCGGCACCCTGGACGGACATGCTCCGGTGTTGCGCTCCGGCGCCCGACCGGGGGACACCCTGGCGCTCGCCGGGAGCGTCGGACGGGCGGCCGCCGGCCTGGCCCTGCTGGAATCCGCGACCCCCGTGCAGGCGCTGAGCCAGGAACAGCGGGCCCTGATGGACACCCAGTGCCGCCCCCGGCCGCCGCTCGCGGCCGGGCCGCTGGCGCGGGCAGCCGGCGCCAGCGCCCTGATGGACATCTCCGACGGGCTCGTCCGGGACGGGCAGCGGATGGCCGCAGCCAGCCACGCCGTGCTGAACCTTGATCCGGCGGCGCTCCGGGAACTCGCCCTACCCCTGGAGCCGGCCGCGGCCCTGCTGGGCGCGGACGCGATGGGCTGGGTCCTGGGCGGCGGCGAAGACCACGGCCTGCTCGCAGCCTTCCCGGCGGGCGTTCAGCTGCCTCACGGTTTCACTGCGATAGGCTCGGTAGAGGCCCCTGCACCAACAGACAGCACGGGCGTGACGATAGCGGGCCGACCCGCTGACACTGTGGGATGGGATCACTTTGCAGACTAA
- a CDS encoding bifunctional dTDP-4-dehydrorhamnose 3,5-epimerase family protein/NAD(P)-dependent oxidoreductase: MPIEFPNQLTAQTTPIPGVVLFDLPVHGDNRGWFKENWQREKMLALGLPDFRPVQNNISFNAKAGTTRGIHAEPWDKFVSVGAGRVFGAWVDLREGPSFGAVFTAELDPGRAIFIPRGVGNAFQTLEDNTLYTYLVNDHWSADAQHRYTFLNLADETAAIAWPVPLERAELSEQDKAHPRLADVAPMPPKKTLVLGADGQLGTALRALYDGDPTVEFAGRADFDLADEASFASRNWRDYRTVINAAAYTAVDDAETPEGRTAAWGINVTAATRLARAAVEHGLTLVQVSSDYVFDGSRQVHGEDEPPSPLGVYGQTKAAADAVVGVVPRHYIVRTSWVVGEGNNFVRTMAGLAARGIRPAVVNDQTGRLSFAADIAAGIRHLLDTAAPYGTYNLSNDGEPRTWADIAGEVYELSGRPGADVQGVSTAEYFAGRKAAPRPANSTLDLRKLAERGFRPPAAGARLREYLDGPG; encoded by the coding sequence ATGCCGATCGAATTCCCGAACCAACTCACGGCCCAGACAACCCCGATTCCCGGCGTCGTCCTCTTCGACCTCCCGGTGCACGGCGACAACCGGGGCTGGTTCAAGGAGAACTGGCAGCGCGAAAAAATGCTGGCGCTGGGGCTGCCGGATTTCCGACCGGTGCAGAACAACATCTCCTTCAACGCGAAGGCCGGGACCACCCGAGGGATCCACGCCGAGCCCTGGGACAAGTTCGTCTCGGTGGGCGCCGGACGGGTCTTCGGCGCGTGGGTGGACTTGCGGGAGGGACCGTCGTTCGGGGCCGTATTCACCGCCGAGTTGGATCCCGGCCGGGCCATTTTTATCCCCCGTGGGGTGGGCAACGCCTTCCAGACACTGGAGGACAACACGCTCTACACCTACCTGGTCAACGACCACTGGTCCGCCGATGCCCAGCACCGGTACACCTTCCTGAACCTTGCCGACGAAACGGCCGCCATAGCCTGGCCGGTGCCGCTGGAGCGGGCCGAACTCTCGGAACAGGACAAGGCCCACCCGCGGCTGGCGGACGTGGCCCCCATGCCGCCGAAGAAGACCCTCGTCCTCGGTGCCGACGGCCAGCTGGGCACGGCCCTGCGGGCGCTGTACGACGGCGACCCTACCGTGGAGTTTGCCGGCCGCGCCGATTTCGACCTGGCCGACGAGGCCTCTTTCGCCTCCCGGAACTGGCGGGATTACCGCACAGTCATCAACGCCGCGGCCTACACCGCCGTGGACGACGCCGAGACCCCCGAAGGACGGACCGCCGCCTGGGGCATCAACGTCACCGCCGCCACCCGGCTGGCCCGCGCCGCCGTCGAGCACGGACTGACCCTGGTCCAAGTGTCCTCGGACTACGTCTTCGACGGCAGCCGGCAGGTCCACGGCGAGGATGAACCGCCGTCTCCGCTGGGCGTGTACGGCCAGACCAAAGCCGCCGCCGACGCCGTTGTGGGCGTGGTGCCCCGCCATTACATCGTGCGGACCAGCTGGGTGGTGGGCGAGGGGAACAACTTTGTCCGCACCATGGCCGGCCTCGCCGCCCGCGGCATCAGGCCCGCCGTGGTCAACGACCAGACCGGCCGGCTGAGCTTCGCGGCGGACATTGCCGCCGGGATCCGGCACCTGCTCGACACGGCCGCACCCTATGGCACCTACAACCTCAGCAACGACGGCGAGCCCCGCACCTGGGCGGACATCGCGGGTGAGGTCTACGAACTGAGCGGCAGGCCAGGAGCCGACGTGCAGGGTGTCAGCACGGCCGAGTATTTTGCCGGCCGGAAGGCCGCCCCGCGGCCGGCAAACAGCACCCTGGACCTGCGCAAGCTGGCAGAGCGGGGGTTCCGGCCGCCCGCGGCCGGGGCCAGGCTGCGGGAGTACCTGGACGGACCCGGCTGA
- the rfbB gene encoding dTDP-glucose 4,6-dehydratase has translation MQRLLITGGAGFIGANFVRHVLAHTDDHVTVLDKLTYAANLKSLEGLPEDRFNFVHGDICDAGLVDTLVAGADVVVHYAAESHNDNSLHDPRPFLDTNVVGTYTLIEAARRHGTRFHHISTDEVYGELSLDDPERFTEDTPYCPSSPYSSTKAASDLLVRAWVRSFGLRATISNCSNNYGPYQHVEKFIPRQITNVIDGIRPKLYGRGENVRDWIHANDHSSAVLAIIAGGRIGETYLIGADGERSNKDVVELILKQLGQTPDAYDLVVDRAGHDLRYAIDSTKLRDELGWEPLFSNFEAGLEDTIAWYRNNEDWWRPQKAATEARYTEQGQ, from the coding sequence ATGCAGCGACTACTGATTACCGGTGGTGCAGGCTTCATCGGTGCCAACTTCGTCCGCCATGTGCTGGCGCACACCGACGATCACGTCACGGTGCTCGATAAACTCACCTACGCCGCAAACCTGAAGTCACTGGAAGGGCTTCCGGAGGACCGCTTCAACTTTGTGCACGGCGATATATGCGACGCTGGCCTGGTGGACACGCTGGTGGCCGGGGCCGACGTCGTGGTCCATTACGCCGCCGAATCGCACAATGACAACTCGCTGCACGATCCCCGGCCGTTCCTGGACACCAATGTCGTCGGAACGTACACCCTGATCGAGGCGGCCCGGCGGCACGGCACCCGCTTCCACCACATCTCCACCGACGAGGTATACGGCGAGCTGTCGCTGGACGACCCGGAGCGCTTCACCGAGGACACCCCCTACTGCCCGTCCAGCCCGTACTCCTCGACCAAAGCGGCCTCCGACCTGCTGGTCCGAGCCTGGGTGCGGTCCTTCGGCCTGCGGGCGACGATCAGCAACTGCTCGAACAACTACGGGCCCTACCAGCATGTGGAAAAGTTCATCCCGCGGCAGATCACCAATGTGATCGACGGGATCCGGCCCAAGCTGTACGGCCGGGGCGAGAATGTCCGGGACTGGATCCACGCCAACGACCACTCTTCCGCCGTGCTGGCCATCATCGCCGGGGGCCGGATCGGCGAGACGTACCTGATCGGCGCCGACGGCGAGCGGAGCAACAAGGACGTGGTCGAGCTGATCCTCAAGCAGCTCGGGCAGACCCCGGACGCCTACGACCTCGTGGTAGACCGTGCCGGCCACGACCTGCGCTACGCGATCGACTCCACGAAACTCCGCGACGAGCTCGGCTGGGAGCCGCTCTTCTCCAACTTCGAGGCCGGCCTTGAGGACACCATCGCCTGGTACCGGAACAATGAGGACTGGTGGCGCCCGCAGAAGGCCGCGACCGAGGCCCGGTACACGGAACAGGGACAGTAG
- the rfbA gene encoding glucose-1-phosphate thymidylyltransferase RfbA, whose translation MRGIILAGGTGSRLHPITFGISKQLVPVYDKPMIYYPLSTLILAGIRDILIITTPQDADPFQRLLGDGSQFGISLSYRQQPSPDGLAQAFVLGEEHIAGDAVALVLGDNIFYGPGMGNQLARFTAVDGGSVFGYWVQNPAAYGVVEFDDDGRVLTLEEKPEFPKSNYAVPGLYFYDNDVVEIARELKPSDRGELEITDVNNAYLGLDKLHVEILPRGTAWLDTGTFDDLNDAANFVRTVQKRQGLIIGAPEEVSWRQGFLSDDELRARAEPLVKSGYGSYLLGLLEP comes from the coding sequence ATGCGGGGAATCATTTTGGCCGGGGGGACCGGTTCGCGCTTGCATCCGATTACGTTCGGGATCAGCAAACAGCTGGTCCCGGTCTATGACAAGCCCATGATCTATTACCCGCTCTCCACGCTGATCCTTGCCGGCATCCGGGACATTCTGATTATCACGACGCCCCAGGACGCGGACCCGTTCCAGCGGCTGCTCGGGGACGGCTCCCAGTTCGGGATCTCCCTCAGCTACCGGCAGCAACCCTCCCCCGACGGCCTGGCGCAGGCCTTCGTCCTGGGCGAGGAGCACATCGCGGGTGACGCGGTGGCCCTGGTTCTGGGCGACAACATCTTTTACGGCCCCGGCATGGGGAACCAGTTGGCTCGCTTCACAGCCGTGGACGGCGGTTCGGTTTTCGGCTATTGGGTCCAGAATCCGGCAGCTTACGGCGTGGTCGAGTTTGACGATGACGGACGGGTGCTCACGTTGGAGGAAAAACCCGAATTCCCGAAAAGCAATTACGCGGTGCCCGGCCTGTATTTCTACGACAACGACGTCGTCGAAATTGCGCGCGAACTCAAACCTTCGGACCGCGGCGAGCTGGAAATTACCGACGTCAATAACGCCTATCTCGGGCTGGACAAGCTGCACGTCGAAATTCTCCCGCGCGGCACGGCGTGGCTGGATACCGGGACATTCGACGATCTTAACGACGCCGCGAATTTTGTTCGGACGGTCCAGAAACGGCAGGGACTGATCATCGGGGCGCCGGAGGAGGTCTCGTGGCGCCAGGGATTCCTGAGCGACGACGAGCTGCGCGCCCGGGCCGAGCCCCTCGTCAAGAGCGGTTACGGTTCGTACCTGCTGGGCCTGCTGGAACCGTAA
- a CDS encoding DUF3515 family protein, which yields MPQLRPPGLLRPFRLLAAAAAAALALSACSPVVDVAPAKDAANAACAPMMVALPDSLGDAKLRKTNSQATAAWGDPSLVVLRCGVNVPGPTTDRCVSVNGVDWVIKEGSPVWTLTTFGREPATEILMDPDKISSATVLAELANAAAKVKATRNCVGQADLQNLPTGK from the coding sequence ATGCCCCAGCTCCGCCCGCCCGGCCTCCTTCGCCCGTTCCGCCTTCTGGCCGCCGCTGCCGCGGCCGCGCTCGCGCTCAGTGCCTGCTCCCCGGTCGTCGACGTCGCCCCGGCCAAGGATGCGGCGAACGCCGCGTGTGCCCCCATGATGGTGGCTCTGCCGGACAGCCTGGGCGACGCGAAGCTGCGCAAGACCAACAGCCAGGCGACGGCAGCTTGGGGCGATCCGTCGCTTGTGGTCCTGCGTTGCGGAGTTAATGTCCCCGGCCCCACCACGGACCGCTGCGTCAGCGTGAACGGCGTCGATTGGGTGATCAAGGAGGGCAGCCCGGTGTGGACGCTCACCACTTTCGGGCGTGAACCCGCCACGGAGATTCTGATGGATCCGGACAAGATCAGCTCGGCGACGGTCCTTGCCGAACTGGCCAATGCCGCCGCGAAGGTCAAAGCGACGCGGAACTGCGTGGGTCAGGCCGACCTGCAGAACCTGCCCACCGGCAAGTAG
- a CDS encoding D-alanine--D-alanine ligase family protein: MSEKNVTPEAQPGRKPRVAVLFGGRSSEHAVSCVTAAGVLGAIDRAKYEVIPIGIAKTGQWVLASGDTKQWSLSASSLPEVAPSNQTVTLAEIGGEHQLIVAAPNQVPQELGSVDVVFPLLHGPFGEDGTIQGLLELSDTRYVGAGVLASAVGMDKHYMKVVFEAAGLRVGPYIAVTDRQWLTDPELVRKRVDALGFPVFVKPARAGSSMGISKVDSLEDLDAAIEAAREHDPKLVIEAGIVGREIECAVLEGRGTDAPRTSMPGEISVAGGGHDFYDFNAKYVEDDAAALSCPADLPEEAIARVRELAAVAFDAVGAEGLSRVDFFYTPEGDLIINEINTMPGFTPKSMYPQMWKASGLGYAELIDELIHLALHRRTGLR, translated from the coding sequence GTGTCGGAAAAGAATGTGACTCCAGAGGCCCAGCCCGGCCGCAAGCCCCGGGTGGCGGTGCTCTTCGGCGGCCGCTCGAGCGAACACGCCGTCAGCTGCGTCACCGCGGCCGGCGTGCTCGGCGCCATCGATCGGGCCAAGTACGAGGTGATCCCGATCGGGATCGCTAAGACCGGCCAGTGGGTGCTGGCCTCCGGCGATACCAAACAATGGTCGCTGTCCGCCTCTTCCCTGCCCGAGGTTGCGCCGTCGAACCAGACCGTGACGCTGGCCGAGATCGGCGGCGAACACCAGCTGATCGTTGCCGCTCCCAACCAGGTCCCGCAGGAGCTGGGTTCCGTGGACGTGGTCTTCCCGCTGCTGCACGGGCCCTTCGGCGAGGACGGCACGATCCAGGGGCTGCTGGAACTCTCCGACACGCGCTACGTGGGCGCCGGCGTCCTCGCGTCGGCCGTCGGCATGGACAAGCACTACATGAAGGTGGTCTTCGAAGCAGCCGGGCTGCGCGTGGGTCCCTACATCGCCGTTACGGACCGGCAGTGGCTCACCGACCCGGAGCTCGTGCGCAAGCGCGTGGACGCACTCGGTTTCCCGGTCTTCGTCAAGCCGGCCCGGGCGGGCTCCTCGATGGGCATCTCCAAGGTGGATTCGCTCGAGGACCTGGACGCCGCGATCGAGGCGGCCCGGGAACACGATCCCAAACTCGTGATCGAGGCCGGCATCGTCGGCCGGGAGATCGAATGCGCCGTGCTCGAAGGCCGCGGGACCGACGCGCCGCGGACCTCGATGCCGGGGGAGATCTCTGTGGCCGGCGGCGGCCACGACTTCTATGACTTCAACGCCAAGTACGTGGAGGACGACGCCGCCGCGCTCAGCTGCCCGGCCGACCTCCCCGAAGAGGCCATCGCCCGGGTCCGCGAGCTCGCGGCGGTCGCGTTCGACGCCGTGGGCGCCGAGGGCCTGAGCCGGGTGGACTTCTTCTATACGCCCGAGGGCGACCTGATCATCAACGAGATCAACACCATGCCCGGCTTCACGCCCAAGAGCATGTACCCGCAGATGTGGAAGGCCTCCGGGCTGGGCTACGCGGAGCTGATTGATGAACTGATCCACCTGGCCCTGCACCGCAGGACCGGCCTGCGCTGA
- a CDS encoding NAD(P)H-dependent glycerol-3-phosphate dehydrogenase: MTAEPRGTDSAGSALRVAVLGAGSWGTTFAKILADAATASGVDRSIRIWGRRAAVVDQINTEHRNEQYLKGIALPASITASTDVTEVLDGADLVVLAVPAQTLRPQLREWKHLIGHDALVVSLMKGLELHSDARMSEVICEELALPAERVAVVSGPNLAMEIAREEPTASVVACSDAATAGWVARSCTAPYFRPYTTADVVGVEIGGIVKNIIALAVGICEGKQMGDNTKASVITRGLAETSRLTLALGGEARTMAGLAGLGDLVATCSSALSRNHTAGRLLGTGLSLDQVTAEMTQTAEGIKSAQAVHELAGKLGVEMPITAAVVAVLAGKLSVDELGPLLLSRDLKSEGDY, from the coding sequence GTGACGGCTGAGCCCCGCGGCACGGATTCCGCCGGCTCGGCCCTGCGCGTCGCCGTGCTCGGCGCCGGCTCATGGGGGACCACGTTCGCAAAAATCCTCGCCGACGCGGCCACCGCCTCCGGCGTCGACCGCAGTATCCGGATCTGGGGACGCCGCGCCGCCGTCGTGGACCAGATCAACACCGAGCACCGCAACGAGCAATACCTCAAAGGCATCGCGCTGCCCGCCAGCATCACCGCCTCCACCGACGTCACCGAGGTCCTCGACGGCGCCGACCTGGTGGTCCTGGCCGTCCCCGCACAGACGCTGCGGCCCCAGCTGCGCGAGTGGAAACACCTGATCGGGCACGACGCCCTCGTCGTGTCCCTGATGAAGGGCCTGGAACTGCACTCCGATGCCCGGATGAGCGAAGTGATCTGCGAGGAGCTGGCGCTCCCCGCCGAGCGCGTTGCCGTGGTTTCCGGCCCCAACCTGGCCATGGAGATCGCCCGCGAGGAGCCGACAGCCTCGGTTGTCGCCTGCTCCGACGCCGCCACGGCCGGCTGGGTGGCTCGCAGCTGCACGGCACCCTACTTCCGGCCGTACACGACGGCGGACGTGGTCGGCGTCGAAATCGGCGGCATCGTCAAGAACATCATTGCCCTTGCCGTTGGTATCTGCGAGGGCAAGCAGATGGGCGACAACACCAAGGCCTCCGTCATCACCCGCGGCCTCGCCGAGACCTCGCGGCTGACCCTGGCGCTGGGCGGCGAGGCCCGGACCATGGCGGGGCTGGCCGGCCTGGGCGACCTCGTCGCCACCTGTTCCTCCGCACTCTCGCGGAACCACACCGCGGGGCGGCTGCTCGGCACAGGCCTGAGCCTGGACCAGGTCACCGCCGAGATGACGCAGACCGCCGAAGGCATCAAATCGGCGCAGGCCGTGCACGAGCTGGCCGGCAAGCTGGGCGTTGAGATGCCTATCACCGCCGCCGTCGTCGCGGTCCTGGCCGGAAAACTGTCCGTAGACGAACTGGGACCGTTACTGCTGTCCCGGGACCTGAAATCCGAAGGCGATTACTAA